A single genomic interval of uncultured Sphaerochaeta sp. harbors:
- a CDS encoding carbohydrate ABC transporter permease — MNRKYLKQAPYALLVALLTLLFVYPFWWMVVNSLNSSAEIFGVPRLLPTSWAFSNYLDIFTVQPFARHYLNTLAVAIVGTAGNVLLAALAGYAFARMWFPLRNAAFLLLLTALMMPIEVTIIPLFFQMRGWGALDTLIPLMLLPIFGSQGAFSTFMLRQFYVTVPNELEEAARIDGLNPLGIFLKIMLPVATPVLSSVAILAFIAVWNTYLEPLVFISSLENFTLPLSLTNFNDTYGLPQWHLQLAATTLSILPIMVVYLLFQQKVTDAMVNTGLK; from the coding sequence ATGAATCGTAAGTATTTGAAACAGGCTCCCTACGCCTTGCTTGTTGCATTGCTGACCCTCTTGTTCGTCTATCCATTCTGGTGGATGGTTGTGAACTCACTCAACAGTAGTGCTGAGATATTTGGTGTGCCAAGATTGCTTCCGACCTCTTGGGCTTTCTCGAATTATCTTGATATTTTTACTGTTCAGCCCTTTGCACGACACTACCTCAATACATTAGCTGTCGCCATCGTAGGGACTGCAGGCAATGTCCTGCTTGCAGCATTGGCTGGGTATGCATTTGCGAGAATGTGGTTTCCCCTACGTAATGCTGCATTCCTGCTTCTGCTAACAGCCCTGATGATGCCTATCGAGGTAACCATCATACCCCTTTTCTTCCAGATGCGAGGATGGGGAGCCCTGGATACCTTGATCCCCCTGATGTTGTTGCCAATTTTTGGTAGTCAGGGAGCTTTCTCGACATTCATGCTCAGGCAGTTTTATGTGACGGTTCCTAATGAGTTGGAAGAGGCTGCGAGAATCGATGGGTTGAACCCTCTGGGCATCTTCTTGAAGATTATGCTCCCAGTTGCCACCCCTGTACTCAGTTCTGTTGCCATTCTGGCATTCATCGCTGTTTGGAATACCTATTTGGAGCCACTGGTATTCATCAGTTCCCTGGAAAATTTTACGCTCCCACTCTCTTTGACCAACTTCAATGATACCTATGGGTTACCTCAATGGCATTTGCAGTTGGCCGCAACTACCCTGTCGATTCTACCAATCATGGTGGTCTATCTGCTGTTCCAGCAGAAAGTCACCGATGCCATGGTAAACACGGGATTGAAATAA
- a CDS encoding FAD-dependent oxidoreductase codes for MNALYDTHYDLIVVGGGIAGSMAAIAAGRQGLSVLLIEEEGFLGGSLTAGGTGPMMTFHAGETQVVRGLPDEMIQRLMAKGLSVGHIPDSTGYTYTVTPFDAEGMKRELELMAQEAGVKLLYHTTIVKAVTDQGILKRITCLCAGNLFTLSSSYFIDASGDADLIAMAGIPFEQGREEDGKDQPMTMNFKLVDVDIQTIRNLMDTNVELFPFLAPKPGIQHHASRLSFSGFQDIMRQGMESGEITFDRDIVLCFETNAKNEVIVNMTRVLEKNPVDPIQLSEAEIEGRRQVWELYGFLKKHIPGFENARMTYSGPRIGVRSSRRLKGSYRISVEDLLSERVFDDAISACGYPIDIHSPDGAATDSRFLRDGGYYTIPLKCLLNEQVSNVLAAGRNISCEFAAHASLRVSPSSGAIGQGAGTAVAVAIETGKDLFHIPLDVLHAKLRTAGAFLG; via the coding sequence ATGAATGCACTCTATGATACACACTATGATTTGATTGTTGTCGGCGGAGGAATTGCCGGTAGCATGGCAGCTATTGCAGCCGGAAGGCAAGGGCTCAGCGTGTTGCTCATCGAGGAAGAAGGCTTCCTTGGGGGAAGTCTCACTGCCGGTGGAACAGGTCCCATGATGACATTCCATGCAGGAGAAACCCAGGTGGTTCGTGGTTTGCCTGATGAGATGATACAGCGTTTGATGGCAAAAGGTCTCTCAGTTGGGCATATCCCTGATTCTACGGGATACACCTACACTGTTACTCCCTTCGATGCTGAGGGCATGAAGCGAGAGTTGGAGCTGATGGCCCAGGAAGCAGGAGTGAAGTTGCTCTATCATACCACAATCGTGAAAGCTGTGACCGATCAGGGAATACTGAAGCGTATTACCTGTCTTTGTGCTGGAAACCTCTTCACTCTCTCGTCTTCCTATTTCATTGATGCTTCTGGGGATGCAGACCTGATTGCCATGGCAGGCATTCCCTTCGAACAGGGCAGAGAAGAGGATGGCAAGGACCAGCCAATGACAATGAACTTCAAGCTTGTTGATGTTGATATCCAGACTATCAGGAACCTGATGGACACAAACGTGGAATTGTTTCCCTTCCTTGCCCCAAAACCAGGAATCCAGCATCATGCAAGCAGGCTCTCATTCTCAGGATTCCAGGATATTATGCGACAGGGAATGGAATCAGGAGAAATTACCTTTGATCGTGATATCGTGCTTTGCTTTGAGACCAATGCCAAGAATGAGGTCATCGTGAACATGACTCGGGTCCTGGAGAAGAATCCGGTTGATCCCATCCAGCTCAGTGAAGCAGAGATTGAGGGACGGCGACAGGTTTGGGAGCTGTATGGATTCCTGAAAAAACATATTCCAGGATTCGAGAATGCGCGAATGACCTATAGTGGACCACGTATCGGGGTACGAAGTTCTCGCCGTCTGAAAGGGTCTTATAGGATCTCAGTAGAGGATCTGCTTTCTGAGAGAGTTTTTGATGATGCCATTTCAGCGTGTGGGTATCCGATCGATATCCACTCTCCTGACGGGGCTGCAACTGACTCCCGCTTCCTCAGGGATGGGGGGTATTACACCATCCCCCTTAAATGCCTGCTCAATGAACAGGTGAGTAATGTCTTGGCCGCAGGAAGGAATATCAGCTGCGAGTTCGCAGCACACGCAAGCCTTCGCGTCAGTCCTTCCAGTGGGGCGATCGGGCAGGGAGCTGGTACCGCAGTTGCCGTAGCCATCGAGACAGGAAAGGACCTTTTTCATATACCCCTGGACGTTTTGCATGCTAAACTGCGTACTGCAGGAGCATTTTTAGGATGA
- a CDS encoding sugar ABC transporter permease, translating to MKQHSLKANHRRDAIIGWAFITPQMAGFVFFVLLPLVSVFLYSVQEKNLLFGTSVFNGLENFRLLFADPLFSKSLVNTLIFSAGVVPLNLVFSLLLALYLGGGKMGTRFVRGIIFLPVVTSGVAWAIVWKYLLQGGDAGPINWFLSLIGIEGPNWLFEKGWAMASVIVNRVMKNLGMNVLIFMGAVLNMPGDVIEAARIDGAKRFTLFFKIKLPLLMPTVMMVAIVTIIGSMRVFDTIKLMTDGGPEGSTMVMVYYIYHQAFRMFDTGFASALAVVLFLIVLVLTALQWFSRKRISFYES from the coding sequence ATGAAACAACATTCCTTGAAAGCAAATCATCGGCGGGATGCCATCATTGGATGGGCATTCATAACCCCACAGATGGCAGGGTTCGTGTTCTTCGTCCTGCTCCCACTGGTTTCGGTGTTTCTGTACAGTGTACAGGAGAAGAATCTGCTCTTTGGAACAAGTGTGTTTAACGGACTTGAGAACTTTCGGCTGCTGTTTGCTGACCCACTGTTTTCCAAGTCACTGGTGAATACCTTGATCTTCAGTGCAGGTGTGGTACCACTCAATCTGGTCTTCAGTCTCTTGCTTGCTCTCTATCTTGGGGGTGGGAAGATGGGAACCAGGTTTGTGAGGGGAATCATCTTTTTGCCTGTGGTCACCAGTGGGGTGGCCTGGGCAATTGTCTGGAAGTATCTCTTGCAAGGAGGGGACGCAGGACCGATTAACTGGTTCCTCTCCCTCATAGGAATAGAAGGACCGAACTGGCTCTTTGAGAAAGGGTGGGCGATGGCCAGCGTCATCGTCAACAGGGTCATGAAGAATTTGGGAATGAACGTGCTCATCTTCATGGGTGCTGTACTCAATATGCCCGGCGATGTCATTGAAGCCGCCCGCATTGATGGTGCAAAGCGCTTTACACTCTTCTTCAAGATAAAGCTTCCTCTGTTGATGCCCACGGTTATGATGGTTGCTATTGTTACCATCATAGGATCGATGCGTGTCTTTGATACCATCAAGTTGATGACCGATGGAGGGCCCGAAGGGTCCACCATGGTAATGGTCTACTATATCTACCATCAGGCGTTCCGTATGTTCGATACAGGCTTTGCATCAGCCCTGGCTGTAGTACTGTTTCTTATTGTACTCGTCTTGACCGCCCTGCAGTGGTTCTCCAGAAAAAGGATCTCCTTCTATGAATCGTAA
- the zupT gene encoding zinc transporter ZupT codes for MYDVSSSTLLVAFGLTIFAGLGTGVGSLMSFFSKKFNPRFLAGALGFSAGVMIYVAMIEIFVKAREALESAMGPKQGYWMTSIAFFAGIALIAIIDKLIPEYENPHEMKGVPGDLKPVKAGDDARLMRMGFFSALAIAIHNFPEGLATFMAGLSDPSLGISIAVAIAIHNIPEGVAVAAPIYYATKSRKKAFWLSLLSGLAEPVGAVIGYFLLRAWFNDITFGFVFASVAGIMVYISLDELLPTAEEYGEHHIAIAGVIAGMMVMALSLVLLA; via the coding sequence ATGTATGATGTTTCTAGTTCAACACTTCTGGTTGCCTTTGGATTGACCATTTTTGCAGGGTTGGGTACAGGGGTTGGCTCTTTGATGAGCTTTTTTTCCAAGAAATTCAACCCCAGGTTTCTCGCTGGTGCTCTTGGCTTTTCTGCCGGAGTCATGATCTATGTGGCCATGATCGAAATCTTTGTAAAGGCCCGTGAGGCTCTTGAGTCAGCAATGGGTCCTAAGCAGGGATACTGGATGACCAGTATCGCGTTCTTTGCCGGTATTGCCCTCATTGCCATCATAGACAAGCTCATTCCTGAATATGAGAACCCACATGAAATGAAAGGCGTTCCTGGTGACTTGAAACCAGTGAAGGCAGGTGATGATGCTCGCCTGATGAGAATGGGTTTCTTCAGCGCACTCGCCATTGCAATCCATAACTTCCCCGAAGGCTTGGCTACTTTCATGGCAGGCCTCTCCGACCCAAGCCTTGGGATCAGTATTGCTGTAGCTATCGCAATCCATAATATACCTGAAGGTGTAGCTGTCGCAGCCCCGATCTACTATGCGACCAAGAGTCGGAAGAAAGCCTTCTGGTTGAGCTTGCTCAGTGGCCTTGCTGAACCGGTAGGGGCAGTCATCGGATACTTCCTCCTTCGGGCGTGGTTCAATGACATCACCTTTGGGTTTGTATTTGCATCGGTGGCAGGTATCATGGTTTACATCAGCTTGGATGAACTGTTGCCAACTGCCGAGGAGTACGGAGAACACCACATTGCAATTGCCGGTGTTATCGCCGGTATGATGGTTATGGCATTGAGCTTGGTTCTCTTGGCTTAA
- a CDS encoding nitrilase-related carbon-nitrogen hydrolase has protein sequence MESYKTATVQFQHTPGNKENNLEIITAYVEEAERHGVKLIVFPEMCITGYWHVRNLSKGGIQVLSEPVPEGPSTQRLVQLATKYKMTIGAGLIELDENGSLYNTYVVALSDGTVHKHRKLHTFISTHMESGNSYTVFDTPEGVRLGVLICYDNNIIENARMTSLLGAEVLLAPHQSGGCNSASPKGMKTIDPQLWEERET, from the coding sequence ATGGAATCGTACAAAACAGCCACCGTCCAGTTCCAGCATACACCTGGAAACAAAGAGAATAATCTGGAAATCATTACCGCATATGTAGAAGAGGCTGAAAGACATGGTGTGAAGCTGATCGTATTCCCAGAGATGTGCATCACTGGTTACTGGCATGTAAGAAACCTCAGTAAAGGGGGGATCCAGGTCCTCTCAGAGCCGGTTCCTGAGGGTCCTTCCACCCAGAGGCTTGTTCAACTGGCGACCAAGTACAAGATGACCATCGGTGCAGGACTTATTGAGTTGGATGAGAATGGATCACTGTACAACACCTATGTGGTAGCACTCAGTGATGGAACTGTTCACAAGCATAGGAAACTTCATACATTCATCAGCACCCATATGGAAAGTGGTAACTCCTACACCGTTTTCGATACCCCGGAGGGAGTACGACTCGGGGTACTTATCTGTTACGACAACAACATCATTGAGAATGCTCGCATGACTTCCCTCCTAGGGGCAGAGGTTCTACTTGCCCCACACCAGAGCGGAGGATGCAACTCGGCAAGTCCGAAGGGGATGAAGACGATTGACCCACAGCTCTGGGAAGAGCGAGAGACCTGA
- a CDS encoding UDP-glucose/GDP-mannose dehydrogenase family protein: MRLTIAGTGYVGLVAGVCFAHVGHQVTCVDIDEQKVAMLNKGISPIYETDLEEFLQEGLQKGLLSFTTDYQSAYRDPDVIFIGVGTPELPDGSANLSYVASVARQIAESVERDCLVVVKSTVPVGTNDKVEQFIKDSLVHPVRIEVASNPEFLAQGTAVHDMMHAQRIVIGIEDKHSETILRELYAPFNLPIVAVSRRSAEMTKYASNDFLALKISYMNDLANLCELVGANIEDVALGMSYDKRIGSRFLKAGIGYGGSCFPKDTKALQYLAAQYGYNLRTVTAAVDVNNEQRYKLYRKAANRMITFNGIKVAVLGLAFKSGTDDLRESPAVYNIPLLLEQGAEITAFDPVAEENCKRQYQFPMEYVQTVEDALKGAQVCFIFTDWQEIRDVEPSAFKSLMRTALVYDGRNLFDSRAMLEAGVEYYSIGR; encoded by the coding sequence ATGCGTCTGACGATTGCGGGGACTGGATATGTAGGGTTGGTCGCAGGAGTCTGTTTTGCCCATGTTGGGCATCAGGTAACCTGTGTTGATATCGACGAACAGAAAGTTGCGATGCTGAATAAAGGCATCAGTCCCATTTATGAGACCGATTTGGAGGAGTTTCTCCAGGAAGGACTCCAAAAGGGACTGCTCTCTTTTACCACTGACTACCAGAGTGCCTATCGTGATCCTGATGTCATCTTTATCGGGGTAGGGACCCCGGAGCTTCCTGATGGGTCGGCAAACCTCAGTTATGTGGCCTCGGTCGCCCGGCAAATTGCCGAGAGTGTTGAGCGCGACTGCCTGGTTGTGGTCAAATCGACAGTTCCTGTCGGTACCAACGACAAGGTCGAGCAGTTCATCAAGGACTCCTTGGTTCATCCCGTACGTATTGAGGTTGCGTCCAATCCAGAATTCCTTGCACAGGGGACAGCAGTACATGACATGATGCATGCACAGCGTATTGTGATCGGGATCGAGGACAAGCACTCTGAGACAATCCTCAGAGAACTGTACGCACCCTTCAATCTCCCCATCGTAGCTGTCAGCCGTAGAAGTGCAGAGATGACCAAGTATGCCTCCAACGACTTCTTGGCGCTCAAGATTTCCTACATGAATGACCTGGCAAACCTCTGTGAACTTGTTGGTGCAAATATTGAGGATGTAGCCCTTGGCATGAGCTACGACAAACGCATCGGTTCCCGCTTCCTGAAGGCTGGTATTGGATATGGAGGAAGTTGCTTCCCCAAGGATACCAAGGCGCTGCAATACCTTGCCGCCCAGTACGGCTACAACCTGAGAACGGTAACCGCTGCTGTAGATGTGAACAATGAACAACGATACAAACTGTACCGAAAGGCTGCCAACCGGATGATTACTTTCAACGGGATCAAGGTTGCAGTATTGGGACTTGCATTCAAATCAGGCACCGATGACCTACGTGAATCTCCAGCGGTCTACAATATCCCGCTCTTGCTGGAGCAAGGAGCAGAGATTACTGCATTCGATCCAGTGGCAGAAGAGAACTGCAAGCGTCAGTATCAATTTCCCATGGAGTATGTACAGACTGTTGAGGATGCCCTAAAGGGAGCACAAGTATGCTTCATCTTCACCGATTGGCAGGAGATCAGGGATGTGGAACCTTCAGCGTTCAAGTCCTTGATGAGGACTGCACTGGTATATGACGGCAGAAACCTCTTTGACAGCAGGGCAATGCTAGAAGCCGGGGTGGAGTACTACAGTATCGGAAGATGA
- a CDS encoding nitrilase-related carbon-nitrogen hydrolase gives MAEFQGPKGRGWLMRWLPSRAHDNGMFLLFSNGVGRDDDEVRTGNAMILDPYGEVLAESKALGNDMVIAEIDLSLIPTSNGKRWMKARRPELYSLIAQRTGEEEETRKVRFRYE, from the coding sequence TTGGCAGAATTCCAAGGCCCCAAGGGTCGAGGTTGGTTGATGCGCTGGCTTCCCTCCCGTGCTCATGACAATGGTATGTTCCTGCTCTTCAGCAACGGGGTGGGAAGGGACGATGATGAGGTGAGGACGGGGAATGCCATGATCCTCGACCCGTATGGGGAGGTCTTGGCTGAATCAAAAGCATTGGGAAATGATATGGTAATCGCAGAGATAGACCTCTCCCTTATCCCTACCAGCAATGGCAAGAGATGGATGAAGGCTAGAAGACCTGAGCTCTACTCCCTCATTGCCCAAAGGACAGGAGAGGAAGAAGAGACACGGAAGGTACGCTTCAGGTATGAGTGA
- a CDS encoding AAC(3) family N-acetyltransferase, which produces MHTKQSLIRDLEQMGLDPKGTVLAHFSYKSLGEVEGGPQTVIDAMVTYMKDGLMVFPTHTWNTVNKDQPYYSVNDTESCIGIIPELARKDGRGHRSAHPTHSVAAFGAEAEAFIAEDHMQNTPCGRTGSWGKLLDRNATILLVGVGLNRDTFFHGVEEWLDIPDRLSDTMNMLFTRLADGNLIPTPVKNHTAQVGENFPRVEPYLREKGILKEGTLGDATVRYHKTQPAYEAVRDLLLQDPDLFGVR; this is translated from the coding sequence ATGCATACAAAACAGAGTTTAATCAGAGACCTGGAACAGATGGGTCTTGATCCAAAAGGAACGGTACTTGCTCACTTCTCATATAAAAGCTTAGGAGAAGTTGAGGGAGGTCCCCAGACTGTAATCGATGCCATGGTCACGTATATGAAAGACGGATTGATGGTATTTCCCACCCATACATGGAACACGGTGAACAAGGATCAACCCTATTACAGTGTCAATGACACCGAGAGTTGCATCGGCATTATCCCAGAGCTGGCAAGAAAGGATGGACGAGGCCACAGAAGCGCACATCCAACCCACTCGGTAGCAGCCTTTGGGGCAGAGGCTGAAGCCTTCATTGCCGAGGATCATATGCAGAACACTCCCTGTGGTCGTACAGGATCGTGGGGCAAGTTGCTCGACCGCAATGCAACCATTCTTTTGGTTGGCGTGGGGCTCAATCGTGATACTTTCTTTCATGGGGTTGAAGAGTGGCTGGACATTCCTGACAGGTTGAGTGATACGATGAATATGCTCTTCACCAGACTTGCTGATGGCAATCTCATCCCTACCCCGGTCAAGAACCATACAGCACAGGTAGGAGAAAACTTTCCTCGAGTGGAACCCTATCTGAGAGAAAAAGGAATTCTCAAGGAAGGAACGCTTGGGGATGCAACAGTGCGCTACCACAAGACCCAGCCAGCCTATGAGGCTGTGAGGGACCTGTTGTTGCAGGATCCAGATTTGTTTGGGGTACGATAG
- a CDS encoding sugar ABC transporter substrate-binding protein: MKTNQTKGVVRLLTFLLVLSLAMGMAFAAGAKEESAPSGPVSMTIATWTSNPDQIALLDSFVQGFAAQKGIEIDATFESIPFAEYNTKLSLELQGQNGPDLFWVLETAAPAFIESGLLANLNDGMKAYDPQDLSSDALELWSKDGNVYAIPFSTSPFFILYNEDLFSKAGVKNPEQYAAEGAWDWDSFKMVSKTIKEKTGVWGFQTVDGQGYDARILHNLAPIVRSYGGDFWTDDGQVLINSEASVAAVQLFHDMVYQDVSVVPPGNQSDFFAGNAAMTVGQISRVSKLNDAVFAWGIAPMPSGPEGESPVIGQAAIGAHSKGKQASLASELVAYMTNKDSVAAMSGIWPPARKSVLESEAFLTSNKSVSKEQMQNAVAASIKTGRVLPSHVKYPQIEVESKMVFDKLWQKNANVGAILDEVAAVYTKYIK, from the coding sequence ATGAAAACAAACCAAACGAAGGGAGTAGTGCGTCTACTGACCTTCCTGCTCGTTCTCTCTCTTGCCATGGGTATGGCATTTGCTGCAGGTGCTAAGGAAGAATCTGCTCCTAGCGGTCCTGTATCGATGACCATCGCTACATGGACCAGTAACCCTGATCAGATTGCTCTGCTCGACTCCTTTGTACAGGGATTTGCTGCACAGAAGGGTATCGAGATTGATGCTACCTTTGAATCCATTCCTTTCGCAGAGTACAACACCAAGCTTTCCTTGGAGCTCCAAGGTCAGAATGGTCCGGACTTATTCTGGGTTCTTGAGACAGCAGCTCCTGCATTCATTGAAAGCGGATTGCTTGCCAATCTGAATGATGGTATGAAGGCCTATGACCCCCAGGATCTCTCCAGTGATGCTCTTGAACTATGGAGCAAGGATGGGAATGTGTATGCAATTCCTTTTTCCACCTCTCCCTTTTTCATTCTTTACAACGAGGACCTGTTTTCCAAGGCTGGGGTGAAAAATCCAGAGCAGTATGCAGCTGAAGGTGCTTGGGATTGGGATTCTTTCAAGATGGTAAGTAAGACAATCAAGGAGAAGACCGGTGTTTGGGGATTCCAGACAGTTGATGGACAAGGCTATGATGCCCGTATCCTCCATAACCTTGCACCGATTGTCCGTTCCTATGGTGGTGATTTCTGGACTGATGATGGACAAGTTCTGATCAATAGTGAGGCCTCTGTCGCTGCTGTACAACTTTTCCATGATATGGTCTATCAGGATGTCTCTGTTGTTCCTCCTGGGAACCAGAGTGACTTCTTTGCGGGAAATGCTGCCATGACCGTTGGCCAGATCAGCCGTGTATCCAAGCTCAACGATGCCGTATTTGCATGGGGAATTGCACCAATGCCTTCCGGTCCTGAAGGGGAGTCTCCAGTTATCGGGCAGGCTGCCATCGGTGCTCACTCCAAGGGTAAGCAGGCCTCTCTCGCCAGTGAATTGGTTGCCTATATGACCAACAAGGACTCAGTTGCTGCAATGAGTGGTATTTGGCCACCAGCAAGAAAGTCTGTTCTTGAATCAGAGGCATTCCTCACCAGTAACAAGAGTGTAAGCAAGGAGCAAATGCAGAATGCAGTTGCTGCATCCATCAAGACCGGTCGTGTACTTCCCAGTCATGTGAAGTATCCACAGATTGAGGTGGAGTCTAAGATGGTATTTGACAAGCTATGGCAGAAGAATGCCAATGTAGGTGCTATCCTTGATGAGGTTGCTGCAGTCTACACCAAGTACATTAAATAA
- a CDS encoding LacI family DNA-binding transcriptional regulator produces the protein MKTFKRVTLQDVAREAHVSYASVSAVLNGKDGKSIRVGKQTKEKILECAERLGYVPNMAARKLKSGSTTLIAVFTYEPMFPVESENEYYRFFVGIQETAEKLGYDILILNNRPTEENSSRIALADGAVMMGVNRDDKGVERLVKAHFPLVFVGRREVADAYTHWVTFAYQEVIEKMVDHLASVCRKQCLVYVETKEQEREPRKDKRSFLLAAAEKRGITVHVVEADEHYRLSKDDFNLIKECQVAVFDRIFLLDPFERDLQHMEMKLGQDVWGAVLEDDWLGGHEYWTRWSNQRLELGSLAVEYLSQLLEKRSLESARKFTPLHLVISESSAFPE, from the coding sequence ATGAAAACGTTCAAACGGGTCACGCTGCAAGATGTCGCCAGAGAGGCCCATGTATCATATGCATCAGTCTCTGCTGTCCTCAATGGTAAGGACGGCAAGAGCATCCGTGTGGGGAAGCAGACCAAGGAGAAGATTCTTGAGTGTGCTGAACGGTTGGGCTACGTGCCCAACATGGCAGCAAGAAAGCTCAAGAGCGGATCAACTACCTTGATTGCCGTCTTTACCTATGAGCCGATGTTTCCTGTTGAGTCGGAGAACGAGTATTACCGGTTCTTCGTCGGGATCCAGGAGACTGCCGAAAAGTTGGGGTATGACATCCTGATCCTGAACAACCGGCCTACTGAAGAGAACTCGAGCAGAATTGCACTTGCCGATGGCGCTGTCATGATGGGTGTGAACCGCGATGACAAGGGCGTTGAACGCTTGGTGAAAGCCCACTTTCCCTTGGTGTTTGTAGGAAGGCGTGAGGTTGCTGACGCATACACCCATTGGGTGACATTTGCCTACCAAGAGGTTATTGAGAAGATGGTTGACCATCTCGCCTCTGTATGTCGGAAACAATGCCTTGTGTATGTTGAGACGAAGGAACAAGAGCGGGAACCAAGAAAGGACAAGCGTTCCTTCTTGCTTGCTGCCGCCGAGAAACGGGGGATTACCGTTCATGTGGTTGAGGCCGATGAACACTATCGGTTGAGTAAGGATGATTTTAATTTGATCAAGGAGTGTCAGGTGGCAGTCTTTGATCGTATTTTCTTGCTGGATCCTTTTGAGCGTGATTTACAGCATATGGAGATGAAGCTTGGACAGGATGTCTGGGGGGCTGTATTGGAAGATGACTGGCTGGGTGGACATGAGTACTGGACGCGTTGGTCGAACCAACGCCTTGAACTCGGATCCCTCGCTGTGGAGTATCTTTCTCAGCTACTGGAAAAACGTTCACTTGAGAGTGCAAGAAAGTTTACTCCCTTGCATTTGGTGATCAGTGAGAGTTCAGCGTTTCCTGAGTAA
- a CDS encoding class I SAM-dependent methyltransferase, whose product MSKERSTRLFNSIAPTYGLFFRYQKKRYAKNILAMRDTIDLSSYHSIIDVGCGTGAFCSALADLNLEVTGIDPASKMLTIAKKKAGRDNITFQEADVLDGLPFQYNQFDIAIASYVAHGMEREQRKKLYKEMSRVAKHLVIIHDYNTNRSPLTSLIEWLEGGDYFHFIKHAETEMRDCLSEMKQCFKQVEVIPIAERANWYICTPN is encoded by the coding sequence GTGAGCAAAGAACGTAGCACCCGTCTCTTCAATTCCATAGCTCCCACCTACGGTCTGTTCTTCAGATACCAGAAGAAGCGGTATGCGAAGAACATCCTAGCAATGAGAGACACCATTGACCTCTCCTCCTACCACAGCATAATCGATGTTGGCTGTGGTACCGGAGCCTTTTGCAGTGCCCTTGCAGACCTAAATCTTGAGGTAACAGGTATCGACCCAGCATCTAAGATGCTTACAATCGCAAAAAAGAAAGCCGGCAGGGACAATATTACATTCCAGGAAGCAGATGTATTGGATGGACTCCCCTTCCAGTACAACCAGTTCGATATTGCCATTGCAAGCTATGTCGCCCATGGAATGGAAAGGGAACAGAGAAAGAAGCTCTACAAGGAGATGAGCCGTGTCGCCAAGCATCTGGTGATCATCCACGACTACAACACGAACCGCTCTCCCCTTACCAGCCTTATTGAATGGCTGGAAGGAGGTGACTACTTCCACTTCATCAAGCATGCAGAGACAGAGATGAGAGACTGTCTTTCTGAGATGAAGCAGTGCTTCAAGCAGGTGGAGGTTATCCCGATTGCTGAACGTGCCAATTGGTATATCTGTACTCCCAACTGA